In one window of Erinaceus europaeus chromosome 17, mEriEur2.1, whole genome shotgun sequence DNA:
- the VEGFB gene encoding vascular endothelial growth factor B isoform X4, whose amino-acid sequence MSRPPRPGPPPPPQSSPPPPSPQPAAAAAARRPSSSGRRRGAALRCLRPGLGRGPRRSRPPAPGPRPRPPRHGAPAAAAPRAAGLGPCGRPPAATMGPLLRRLLLAALLPLARAQAPGSQREVPSHQKKVVSWLDVYARATCQPRDVVVPLNMELLGTVAKQLVPSCVTVQRCGGCCPDEALECVPTGQYRVRMQILMIHYPSSQLGEMSLEEHSQCECSPRLLCPRCPQRHQRPDPRTCRCRCPRRSLLRCQGRGLELNPRTCRCRKLRR is encoded by the exons ATGAGCCGcccgccccggcccggccccccgccgcccccgcagTCCTCGCCACCCCCGCCGTCCCCGCaacccgccgccgccgccgccgcccgcaggCCCAGCTCCTCTGGCCGCCGCCGCGGAGCTGCGCTGCGCTGCCTGCGCCCAGGGCTCGGGAGGGGGCCGCGGAGGAGCCGCCCCCCCGCGcccggcccccgcccccgccccccgcgccATGGGGCTCCGGCTGCTGCCGCCCCCCGCGCCGCCGGGCTAGGGCCATGCGGGCGCCCCCCCGCGGCCACCATGGGCCCCCTGCTCCGCCGCCTGCTGCTCGCCGCGCTGCTGCCGCTGGCCCGCGCCCAG gcccccggctcccagcGCGAAGTCCCCAGTCACCAGAAGAAAG tggtgtcatggctggacgTGTACGCAAGGGCCACCTGCCAGCCGCGGGACGTGGTGGTGCCCCTGAACATGGAGCTCCTGGGCACAGTGGCCAAGCAGCTGGTCCCCAGCTGTGTCACCGTGCAGCGCTGCGGCGGCTGCTGCCCTGATGAGGCCCTGGAGTGCGTGCCCACCGGCCAGTACCGAGTCCGCATGCAG ATCCTCATGATTCACTACCCCAGCAGCCAGCTGGGGGAGATGTCCCTCGAGGAGCACAGCCAGTGTGAATGCAG ccccaggctcctctgCCCACGCTGCCCCCAGCGCCACCAGCGCCCTGACCCCCGGACCTGCCGCTGCCGCTGTCCACGCCGCAGCCTCCTCCGTTGCCAAGGGCGGGGCCTAGAGCTCAACCCCCGCACATGCAG GTGCCGGAAACTTCGAAGGTGA
- the VEGFB gene encoding vascular endothelial growth factor B isoform X3, translated as MGPLLRRLLLAALLPLARAQAPGSQREVPSHQKKVVSWLDVYARATCQPRDVVVPLNMELLGTVAKQLVPSCVTVQRCGGCCPDEALECVPTGQYRVRMQILMIHYPSSQLGEMSLEEHSQCECRPKQRESAGQPGSPRLLCPRCPQRHQRPDPRTCRCRCPRRSLLRCQGRGLELNPRTCRCRKLRR; from the exons ATGGGCCCCCTGCTCCGCCGCCTGCTGCTCGCCGCGCTGCTGCCGCTGGCCCGCGCCCAG gcccccggctcccagcGCGAAGTCCCCAGTCACCAGAAGAAAG tggtgtcatggctggacgTGTACGCAAGGGCCACCTGCCAGCCGCGGGACGTGGTGGTGCCCCTGAACATGGAGCTCCTGGGCACAGTGGCCAAGCAGCTGGTCCCCAGCTGTGTCACCGTGCAGCGCTGCGGCGGCTGCTGCCCTGATGAGGCCCTGGAGTGCGTGCCCACCGGCCAGTACCGAGTCCGCATGCAG ATCCTCATGATTCACTACCCCAGCAGCCAGCTGGGGGAGATGTCCCTCGAGGAGCACAGCCAGTGTGAATGCAG accaaaacagagagagagtgcGGGGCAGCCGGGCAG ccccaggctcctctgCCCACGCTGCCCCCAGCGCCACCAGCGCCCTGACCCCCGGACCTGCCGCTGCCGCTGTCCACGCCGCAGCCTCCTCCGTTGCCAAGGGCGGGGCCTAGAGCTCAACCCCCGCACATGCAG GTGCCGGAAACTTCGAAGGTGA
- the VEGFB gene encoding vascular endothelial growth factor B isoform X2: MSRPPRPGPPPPPQSSPPPPSPQPAAAAAARRPSSSGRRRGAALRCLRPGLGRGPRRSRPPAPGPRPRPPRHGAPAAAAPRAAGLGPCGRPPAATMGPLLRRLLLAALLPLARAQAPGSQREVPSHQKKVVSWLDVYARATCQPRDVVVPLNMELLGTVAKQLVPSCVTVQRCGGCCPDEALECVPTGQYRVRMQILMIHYPSSQLGEMSLEEHSQCECRASTPHHRPQPRSILGWAPAPGAPFPADITHPTPAPGSSAHAAPSATSALTPGPAAAAVHAAASSVAKGGA; the protein is encoded by the exons ATGAGCCGcccgccccggcccggccccccgccgcccccgcagTCCTCGCCACCCCCGCCGTCCCCGCaacccgccgccgccgccgccgcccgcaggCCCAGCTCCTCTGGCCGCCGCCGCGGAGCTGCGCTGCGCTGCCTGCGCCCAGGGCTCGGGAGGGGGCCGCGGAGGAGCCGCCCCCCCGCGcccggcccccgcccccgccccccgcgccATGGGGCTCCGGCTGCTGCCGCCCCCCGCGCCGCCGGGCTAGGGCCATGCGGGCGCCCCCCCGCGGCCACCATGGGCCCCCTGCTCCGCCGCCTGCTGCTCGCCGCGCTGCTGCCGCTGGCCCGCGCCCAG gcccccggctcccagcGCGAAGTCCCCAGTCACCAGAAGAAAG tggtgtcatggctggacgTGTACGCAAGGGCCACCTGCCAGCCGCGGGACGTGGTGGTGCCCCTGAACATGGAGCTCCTGGGCACAGTGGCCAAGCAGCTGGTCCCCAGCTGTGTCACCGTGCAGCGCTGCGGCGGCTGCTGCCCTGATGAGGCCCTGGAGTGCGTGCCCACCGGCCAGTACCGAGTCCGCATGCAG ATCCTCATGATTCACTACCCCAGCAGCCAGCTGGGGGAGATGTCCCTCGAGGAGCACAGCCAGTGTGAATGCAG GGCCTCCACTCCCCATCACCGCCCCCAGCCCCGCTCCATTCTGGGCTGGGCCCCTGCCCCCGGAGCACCCTTCCCAGCTGACATCACCCATCCcactccagccccaggctcctctgCCCACGCTGCCCCCAGCGCCACCAGCGCCCTGACCCCCGGACCTGCCGCTGCCGCTGTCCACGCCGCAGCCTCCTCCGTTGCCAAGGGCGGGGCCTAG
- the VEGFB gene encoding vascular endothelial growth factor B isoform X1, producing MGPLLRRLLLAALLPLARAQAPGSQREVPSHQKKVVSWLDVYARATCQPRDVVVPLNMELLGTVAKQLVPSCVTVQRCGGCCPDEALECVPTGQYRVRMQILMIHYPSSQLGEMSLEEHSQCECRPKQRESAGQPGRASTPHHRPQPRSILGWAPAPGAPFPADITHPTPAPGSSAHAAPSATSALTPGPAAAAVHAAASSVAKGGA from the exons ATGGGCCCCCTGCTCCGCCGCCTGCTGCTCGCCGCGCTGCTGCCGCTGGCCCGCGCCCAG gcccccggctcccagcGCGAAGTCCCCAGTCACCAGAAGAAAG tggtgtcatggctggacgTGTACGCAAGGGCCACCTGCCAGCCGCGGGACGTGGTGGTGCCCCTGAACATGGAGCTCCTGGGCACAGTGGCCAAGCAGCTGGTCCCCAGCTGTGTCACCGTGCAGCGCTGCGGCGGCTGCTGCCCTGATGAGGCCCTGGAGTGCGTGCCCACCGGCCAGTACCGAGTCCGCATGCAG ATCCTCATGATTCACTACCCCAGCAGCCAGCTGGGGGAGATGTCCCTCGAGGAGCACAGCCAGTGTGAATGCAG accaaaacagagagagagtgcGGGGCAGCCGGGCAG GGCCTCCACTCCCCATCACCGCCCCCAGCCCCGCTCCATTCTGGGCTGGGCCCCTGCCCCCGGAGCACCCTTCCCAGCTGACATCACCCATCCcactccagccccaggctcctctgCCCACGCTGCCCCCAGCGCCACCAGCGCCCTGACCCCCGGACCTGCCGCTGCCGCTGTCCACGCCGCAGCCTCCTCCGTTGCCAAGGGCGGGGCCTAG
- the VEGFB gene encoding vascular endothelial growth factor B isoform X5 produces MARRGQAPGSQREVPSHQKKVVSWLDVYARATCQPRDVVVPLNMELLGTVAKQLVPSCVTVQRCGGCCPDEALECVPTGQYRVRMQILMIHYPSSQLGEMSLEEHSQCECRPKQRESAGQPGRASTPHHRPQPRSILGWAPAPGAPFPADITHPTPAPGSSAHAAPSATSALTPGPAAAAVHAAASSVAKGGA; encoded by the exons ATGGCCAGGAGAGGGCAG gcccccggctcccagcGCGAAGTCCCCAGTCACCAGAAGAAAG tggtgtcatggctggacgTGTACGCAAGGGCCACCTGCCAGCCGCGGGACGTGGTGGTGCCCCTGAACATGGAGCTCCTGGGCACAGTGGCCAAGCAGCTGGTCCCCAGCTGTGTCACCGTGCAGCGCTGCGGCGGCTGCTGCCCTGATGAGGCCCTGGAGTGCGTGCCCACCGGCCAGTACCGAGTCCGCATGCAG ATCCTCATGATTCACTACCCCAGCAGCCAGCTGGGGGAGATGTCCCTCGAGGAGCACAGCCAGTGTGAATGCAG accaaaacagagagagagtgcGGGGCAGCCGGGCAG GGCCTCCACTCCCCATCACCGCCCCCAGCCCCGCTCCATTCTGGGCTGGGCCCCTGCCCCCGGAGCACCCTTCCCAGCTGACATCACCCATCCcactccagccccaggctcctctgCCCACGCTGCCCCCAGCGCCACCAGCGCCCTGACCCCCGGACCTGCCGCTGCCGCTGTCCACGCCGCAGCCTCCTCCGTTGCCAAGGGCGGGGCCTAG